From Rhodovastum atsumiense, a single genomic window includes:
- a CDS encoding hydroxymethylglutaryl-CoA lyase, whose protein sequence is MSFPERVRIVEVGPRDGLQNEPIQVPVATRVALIEALAAAGLTRIEAGSFVSPKWVPQMAGTEEVLASLRRVPGVDYPVLVPNLQGLDRALAAGVTEIAVFGAASEAFSRRNINCSIAESLDRFAPVVERALAAGMRVRGYVSCVLGCPYEGTVAPAAVAGVAARLAAMGCYEISLGDTIGVGTPLQARHLVERVAQDVPVARLALHFHDTYGQALANTLACLETGVAVIDAAVAGLGGCPYAKGAAGNLATEDLVYMLHGMGIATGVDLDRLCAAGDMIAATLGRPSGSRVAKARQGLRP, encoded by the coding sequence ATGAGCTTTCCCGAACGCGTCCGCATCGTCGAGGTCGGCCCGCGCGATGGGTTGCAGAACGAACCCATCCAGGTGCCCGTGGCCACCCGGGTGGCGCTGATCGAGGCGCTCGCTGCCGCCGGCCTGACCCGCATCGAAGCGGGCAGCTTTGTCTCGCCCAAATGGGTGCCGCAGATGGCCGGCACCGAAGAAGTGCTGGCTTCGCTGCGGCGTGTTCCGGGCGTCGATTATCCGGTGCTGGTGCCCAACCTGCAGGGACTGGATCGCGCGCTCGCCGCCGGAGTCACGGAGATCGCGGTCTTCGGCGCCGCGTCCGAGGCGTTCTCCCGCCGCAACATCAATTGCTCGATCGCCGAAAGCCTGGACCGGTTCGCGCCGGTGGTGGAACGGGCCCTGGCGGCCGGGATGCGGGTGCGGGGTTATGTCTCCTGCGTGCTCGGCTGTCCCTACGAAGGCACGGTCGCGCCGGCGGCGGTTGCCGGCGTCGCTGCGCGGCTGGCGGCGATGGGCTGTTACGAAATCTCACTGGGCGACACGATCGGCGTGGGGACGCCGCTGCAGGCGCGGCACTTGGTCGAGCGCGTGGCGCAGGACGTGCCGGTGGCACGGCTGGCGCTGCACTTCCATGATACCTATGGGCAGGCACTGGCGAATACGTTGGCCTGCCTGGAGACGGGGGTTGCCGTGATCGACGCTGCGGTGGCCGGGTTGGGGGGGTGCCCCTATGCGAAAGGGGCGGCCGGCAATCTGGCGACCGAGGATCTGGTGTACATGCTGCACGGCATGGGCATCGCCACCGGCGTGGATCTCGATCGGCTGTGTGCGGCGGGAGACATGATCGCGGCGACACTGGGACGGCCGAGCGGGTCGCGGGTAGCAAAAGCAAGGCAAGGGCTCCGCCCTTGA
- a CDS encoding glycosyltransferase family 4 protein, which translates to MRQGSMKYLLIHQNMPGQFRHLAPALARNPTNQVVFMTRRSDVTLPGVQRLTYAPTRVASASTHHYVRLYENCVLHGQQVVRACLKLANEGFRPDMIIAHPGWGESLFVKDVFPDAKLLNYCEFYYHGHGADVGFDPASPASMDSICRARARNAHLLLSLEACDHGISPTHWQRDRHPEPFRHKISVIFDGVDTDMVHPDPEARFILPDGRALMARDEVVTYVARNLEPYRGFPSFMRAVPQILRARPEARIVIIGGDEISYGHAPSGHTTWREAMLAEVGPLDPDRVHILPRIPYASYLTLLQVSAAHVYLTVPFVLSWSCMETLAAGCLVVGSRTPPVEEVIEDGHNGVLVDFFAPDQIAARVADCLADRAGQDSLRRRARETVLERYALNRCLPAQLRLIESLVA; encoded by the coding sequence ATGCGCCAGGGAAGCATGAAATACCTCCTGATCCATCAGAACATGCCCGGCCAGTTCCGACATCTTGCCCCGGCCCTTGCACGCAATCCGACAAACCAGGTCGTGTTCATGACCAGGCGCAGCGACGTCACCCTGCCCGGCGTCCAGCGCCTGACCTATGCGCCGACCCGCGTCGCTTCGGCCAGCACCCATCATTACGTGCGCCTGTATGAAAACTGTGTCCTGCACGGGCAGCAGGTGGTGCGCGCCTGTCTCAAGCTGGCGAACGAGGGGTTCCGCCCGGACATGATCATCGCCCATCCCGGCTGGGGCGAATCCCTGTTCGTCAAGGACGTCTTCCCCGACGCGAAGCTGCTGAACTACTGCGAATTCTACTATCACGGCCACGGCGCCGATGTCGGTTTCGACCCCGCAAGCCCCGCCTCCATGGACAGCATCTGCCGGGCCCGCGCCCGCAACGCTCACCTGCTGCTGAGCCTGGAAGCCTGCGACCACGGGATCAGCCCCACGCACTGGCAACGCGACCGGCATCCCGAGCCGTTCCGCCACAAGATCTCCGTCATCTTCGACGGCGTCGACACCGATATGGTCCACCCCGACCCGGAGGCCCGCTTCATCCTGCCCGACGGGCGCGCCCTGATGGCCCGCGACGAGGTGGTCACCTATGTCGCCCGCAACCTCGAGCCGTATCGCGGCTTTCCGTCCTTCATGCGCGCGGTGCCGCAGATCCTGCGCGCCCGCCCGGAGGCGCGCATCGTCATCATCGGCGGCGACGAAATCAGCTACGGCCACGCACCGTCCGGACACACGACCTGGCGCGAGGCCATGCTCGCGGAGGTCGGACCGCTCGATCCGGACCGGGTGCACATCCTCCCCCGCATCCCCTATGCCAGCTACCTGACCCTGCTGCAGGTGTCGGCGGCCCATGTCTACCTGACCGTGCCCTTCGTGCTCTCCTGGTCCTGCATGGAAACCCTCGCGGCCGGATGCCTGGTGGTCGGATCGCGCACGCCGCCGGTGGAAGAGGTGATCGAGGACGGACATAACGGTGTGCTGGTCGATTTCTTCGCCCCCGACCAGATCGCCGCCCGTGTCGCGGACTGCCTCGCCGACCGCGCCGGCCAGGACAGCCTGCGCCGCCGTGCGCGCGAGACGGTGCTGGAGCGATACGCGCTCAACCGCTGCCTGCCGGCACAACTGCGCCTGATCGAAAGTCTTGTGGCCTAG
- a CDS encoding TetR/AcrR family transcriptional regulator: MTRNAGSHGPTTAASIRRVGLKLIYEHGFNAMSLRQLAAEVGLQPASLYNHIRTKQGLLFGLVHDHMLALLEQSAQALAAAPQGDPVGRLRAFIAHHLLYHMEKKREVYIANFELRSLEPANYRIIVALRRTYEERLIALLEEGVAAGVLDVHDVPVTAYAILAMLTGACTWYKPEGRLSKPEIVALHTDLVLKGCLRTAEAPQGRGPDLSKLTGQPPLRRGNRPTPPAAGHEAPA, from the coding sequence ATGACCCGCAACGCCGGCTCGCACGGCCCGACCACAGCCGCCTCGATCCGTCGGGTCGGGCTGAAACTGATCTATGAGCATGGTTTCAACGCCATGAGCCTGCGCCAGCTCGCCGCCGAGGTCGGATTGCAACCGGCCTCGCTCTACAACCACATCCGCACCAAGCAGGGATTGCTGTTCGGATTGGTTCACGATCATATGCTGGCGTTGCTGGAGCAGTCCGCGCAGGCGCTGGCCGCCGCCCCGCAGGGGGATCCGGTCGGCCGGCTGCGGGCCTTCATCGCGCATCACCTGCTCTATCACATGGAAAAGAAGCGGGAGGTCTATATCGCCAATTTCGAGCTGCGCTCGCTCGAACCGGCGAACTACCGCATCATCGTGGCCTTGCGGCGCACCTACGAGGAACGGCTGATCGCCCTGCTGGAGGAAGGGGTGGCGGCCGGGGTGCTGGACGTGCATGACGTCCCGGTGACCGCCTATGCCATCCTCGCCATGCTGACCGGCGCCTGCACCTGGTACAAGCCGGAAGGCCGCCTGTCCAAGCCGGAGATCGTGGCGCTGCACACGGATCTGGTGCTGAAAGGATGCCTGCGCACCGCCGAGGCGCCGCAAGGGCGCGGCCCCGACCTCTCCAAGCTCACCGGGCAGCCGCCGCTGCGACGCGGCAACCGCCCCACCCCACCTGCCGCCGGACATGAGGCGCCGGCCTGA
- a CDS encoding isovaleryl-CoA dehydrogenase, translating into MSNHLRGLDFGLGETVDMLRAQVEDFAAAEIAPRAAAIDAANEFPADLWRKFGDLGVLGITIGEEYGGAGMGYLEHVVAMEEISRASASVGLSYGAHSNLCVNQIHRNGNEAQKRRYLPKLVAGEHVGALAMSEPGAGSDVVGMRTRAERRGDRYILNGNKMWITNGPDADVLVVYAKTDPAAGPRGITAFLVEKGFPGFSTAQKLDKLGMRGSNTCELVFQDCEVPEENVLGTVGRGVNVLMSGLDYERAVLAAGPLGIMQACLDVVLPYLHERRQFGQPIGEFQIMQAKVADMYTTMNAAKSYVYAVAKACDRDRTTRKDAAGAILFAAERATWMALEAIQCLGGNGYINDYPTGRLLRDAKLYEIGAGTSEIRRMLIGRELYTESA; encoded by the coding sequence ATGAGCAACCACTTGCGCGGCCTCGATTTCGGTCTCGGCGAGACCGTCGACATGCTGCGCGCCCAGGTGGAGGATTTCGCCGCCGCCGAGATCGCCCCGCGCGCCGCCGCGATCGATGCCGCGAACGAGTTCCCGGCCGATCTGTGGCGCAAGTTCGGCGATCTCGGCGTGCTCGGCATCACCATCGGCGAGGAATACGGCGGCGCCGGCATGGGCTACCTGGAACACGTGGTGGCGATGGAGGAGATCAGCCGCGCCTCGGCCTCGGTCGGCCTGTCCTACGGCGCGCATTCCAATCTCTGCGTCAACCAGATCCACCGCAACGGCAACGAGGCGCAGAAGCGGCGCTACCTGCCGAAGCTGGTCGCGGGCGAGCATGTGGGCGCGCTGGCGATGTCCGAGCCGGGCGCGGGGTCGGACGTGGTCGGCATGCGCACGCGGGCGGAGCGGCGCGGCGACCGTTACATCCTCAACGGCAACAAGATGTGGATCACCAACGGCCCCGATGCCGACGTGCTGGTGGTCTATGCCAAGACCGACCCCGCCGCAGGGCCGCGCGGCATCACCGCCTTCCTGGTCGAGAAAGGCTTCCCGGGCTTTTCCACCGCTCAGAAGCTCGACAAGCTGGGCATGCGCGGTTCCAACACCTGCGAACTGGTGTTCCAGGATTGCGAGGTGCCGGAAGAAAACGTGCTCGGCACGGTCGGCCGTGGCGTCAACGTGCTGATGAGCGGGCTTGATTACGAACGCGCGGTGCTGGCGGCCGGGCCGCTCGGCATCATGCAGGCCTGCCTGGACGTGGTGCTTCCCTATCTGCACGAGCGCCGCCAGTTCGGCCAACCAATCGGCGAATTCCAGATCATGCAGGCCAAGGTCGCTGATATGTATACGACCATGAACGCGGCCAAGTCCTATGTCTATGCGGTCGCGAAGGCGTGCGACCGCGACCGCACCACCCGCAAGGACGCCGCGGGTGCGATCCTGTTCGCCGCCGAGCGCGCCACCTGGATGGCCCTGGAGGCGATCCAGTGCCTGGGCGGCAACGGCTACATCAACGACTACCCGACCGGTCGCCTGCTGCGCGACGCCAAGCTCTACGAAATCGGCGCCGGCACCAGTGAAATCAGGCGGATGCTGATCGGGCGCGAGCTGTACACCGAGAGCGCCTGA
- a CDS encoding enoyl-CoA hydratase-related protein produces MSEQTVLVQTRGPVMWITINREERRNAMNDAVIAAIADAFTQAMADSFLRAVVLTGVGERAFCAGVDLAPGAGSFQYDFSQVGVPFVRLMRQARDLTLPLIARVNGACMAGGMGLLGMCDMAVAAEHARFGLPEVKVGVFPMQIMAVLQDLIPRRKLYELALSGEPIDATEALSLGLLNYVVPKADLDARLDWLLARILDKSPTAIRRGKYAMRQIEALDFDHAASFMEAQIGTLALTEDAAEGRRAFNEKRPPIWTGR; encoded by the coding sequence GTGAGCGAACAGACGGTCCTGGTGCAGACGCGTGGCCCGGTGATGTGGATCACCATCAACCGCGAGGAGCGTCGCAATGCCATGAACGACGCGGTCATCGCCGCGATCGCCGATGCCTTCACCCAGGCCATGGCGGACAGTTTCCTGCGGGCGGTGGTGCTGACGGGCGTGGGGGAGCGGGCGTTCTGTGCGGGGGTTGATCTCGCCCCGGGGGCCGGGTCGTTCCAGTATGATTTTTCCCAGGTCGGGGTTCCGTTCGTGCGGCTGATGCGGCAGGCGCGTGACCTGACCCTGCCGCTGATCGCGCGCGTCAACGGGGCCTGCATGGCCGGCGGCATGGGCCTGCTCGGCATGTGCGACATGGCAGTTGCCGCCGAGCATGCCCGGTTCGGCCTGCCGGAAGTGAAGGTCGGTGTTTTCCCCATGCAGATCATGGCGGTGCTGCAGGATCTGATCCCGCGCCGCAAGCTGTACGAGCTGGCGCTCAGTGGCGAGCCGATCGACGCCACCGAGGCATTGTCGCTTGGCCTGCTGAACTACGTGGTGCCGAAGGCGGATCTGGATGCTCGGCTCGACTGGCTGCTCGCGCGCATCCTCGACAAGAGCCCGACCGCGATCCGGCGTGGCAAGTATGCGATGCGCCAGATCGAAGCGCTGGATTTCGATCATGCCGCCAGCTTCATGGAAGCGCAGATCGGTACACTGGCCCTGACCGAGGATGCCGCTGAGGGCCGCCGTGCCTTCAACGAGAAGCGCCCGCCGATCTGGACCGGGCGCTGA
- a CDS encoding acetyl/propionyl/methylcrotonyl-CoA carboxylase subunit alpha, which translates to MFRKILIANRGEIACRVMATCRRMGIASVAVCSDADADSRHVALADEAWPIGPAPARESYLVINRIIEVARRSGAEAIHPGYGFLSENAAFAEACAEVGIVFIGPPPAAIRAMGSKATAKAIMERAGVPLVPGYHGEDQDPATLTAAAARIGYPVLIKASAGGGGKGMRVVTRAADFPAALEAARREAASSFGDDRVLIEKYLTRPRHIEIQVFADRQGNTVSLFERDCSIQRRHQKVIEEAPAPGMDPARRRAMSEAAIAAARAVGYVGAGTVEFIAEGDGFYFMEMNTRLQVEHPVTEMITGQELVEWQIRVAHGEPLPLTQDQLAISGHAIEARIYAEDPARDFLPSIGPLLHLRQPRESADVRVDTGVRQGDRITPHYDPMIAKLIVRGEDRAAALRRLAAALAEYEVAGVQTNLGLLRAIAAHPAFAGADLDTGFILRHEAELMPPAAANPVDTTVVWAAATMALLRDQLVAKQAQAAASADTWSPWGLADAWRLNGDGYQDLLLRDEAATVPVRAHPRGDGGFVLDLPAGSVHADATEDTDGMILRLDGVHRRLHVVRRGAELTVIFGGRNHVVHAVDPLAPPCTDSAGDDRLTAPIPARVARVLVRPGDIVPKGTPLIILEAMKMELTLAAPIDGRVESVRHEVNDMVEEGTELVTFAPAEEAA; encoded by the coding sequence ATGTTCAGGAAAATCCTGATTGCCAATCGCGGCGAGATCGCCTGCCGGGTGATGGCGACCTGCCGGCGGATGGGCATTGCCAGCGTTGCCGTCTGCTCCGATGCCGACGCCGATTCCCGCCACGTCGCCCTCGCCGACGAGGCCTGGCCGATCGGTCCCGCACCGGCGCGCGAAAGCTATCTGGTGATCAACAGGATCATCGAGGTCGCGCGCCGCTCCGGTGCCGAGGCGATCCATCCCGGCTATGGGTTCCTGTCGGAGAACGCGGCCTTCGCCGAGGCCTGCGCCGAGGTCGGCATCGTCTTCATCGGCCCGCCGCCGGCGGCGATCCGCGCCATGGGGTCCAAGGCCACCGCCAAGGCGATCATGGAACGCGCCGGCGTGCCGCTCGTGCCCGGCTATCACGGCGAGGACCAGGATCCCGCCACGCTGACCGCCGCGGCGGCGCGCATCGGCTATCCAGTGCTGATCAAGGCCTCGGCCGGCGGCGGCGGCAAGGGCATGCGCGTCGTCACCCGGGCGGCGGATTTCCCGGCGGCGCTGGAAGCCGCGCGACGCGAGGCGGCGTCGTCCTTCGGCGACGACCGCGTGCTGATCGAGAAATACCTGACCCGGCCTCGCCACATCGAGATCCAGGTGTTCGCCGATCGCCAGGGCAACACCGTGTCGCTGTTCGAGCGCGACTGCTCGATCCAGCGTCGCCATCAGAAGGTGATCGAGGAGGCGCCGGCGCCCGGCATGGATCCGGCGCGGCGCCGCGCCATGAGCGAGGCCGCCATCGCCGCGGCCCGTGCGGTGGGATATGTCGGCGCCGGCACGGTGGAATTCATCGCCGAGGGCGATGGCTTCTACTTCATGGAAATGAATACCCGCCTGCAGGTCGAGCACCCCGTCACCGAGATGATCACCGGCCAGGAACTGGTCGAATGGCAGATCCGGGTCGCCCACGGCGAGCCCCTGCCGCTCACGCAGGACCAGTTGGCGATCAGCGGGCATGCCATCGAGGCGCGGATCTATGCCGAGGATCCGGCACGCGATTTCCTGCCCTCGATCGGTCCGCTGCTGCATCTGCGCCAGCCACGCGAGAGCGCGGATGTGCGCGTCGATACCGGCGTGCGCCAGGGCGACAGGATCACGCCGCACTACGACCCGATGATCGCCAAGCTGATCGTCCGGGGCGAGGACCGTGCCGCCGCGCTGCGTCGCCTGGCTGCGGCGCTCGCCGAGTATGAAGTTGCCGGCGTGCAGACCAATCTCGGCCTGCTCCGGGCCATCGCGGCGCATCCGGCTTTCGCAGGCGCGGATCTCGATACCGGCTTCATCCTCCGGCACGAGGCGGAGCTGATGCCCCCCGCCGCGGCGAATCCGGTGGACACCACGGTGGTGTGGGCGGCGGCGACGATGGCGTTGCTGCGCGACCAGCTCGTGGCCAAGCAGGCGCAGGCGGCGGCATCTGCCGACACATGGTCGCCCTGGGGGCTGGCCGATGCCTGGCGCTTGAACGGCGATGGCTACCAGGATCTGCTGCTGCGCGACGAAGCAGCAACGGTGCCGGTCCGGGCGCATCCGCGCGGCGATGGCGGCTTCGTGCTCGATCTGCCGGCGGGTTCGGTGCATGCCGATGCCACCGAGGACACCGACGGTATGATCCTGCGCCTCGATGGCGTGCACCGCCGCCTGCACGTGGTGCGCCGCGGCGCCGAGCTGACGGTAATCTTCGGCGGACGCAACCATGTGGTGCACGCCGTGGATCCGCTCGCGCCGCCTTGCACCGATAGCGCGGGCGACGATCGCCTGACCGCGCCGATCCCGGCACGCGTCGCCCGCGTGCTGGTCCGGCCCGGCGACATCGTGCCCAAGGGCACGCCGTTGATCATCCTCGAAGCCATGAAGATGGAACTCACACTGGCCGCCCCCATCGACGGCCGGGTCGAGAGCGTGCGCCACGAGGTCAACGACATGGTGGAGGAGGGCACCGAACTGGTGACCTTCGCCCCCGCCGAGGAAGCGGCATGA
- a CDS encoding carboxyl transferase domain-containing protein, which translates to MPVLDTAIDTASPEFRANAEAMRALVADLRQSVDAVRQGGGEAARQRHLSRGKLLPRDRIRALIDPVSPFLEIGQLAAHGMYGGEVPAAGIITGIGRVSGRECMIVANDATVKGGTYYPMTVKKHLRAQEIAAQNRLPCIYLVDSGGANLPNQDEVFPDREHFGRIFYNQATMSAAGIAQIAVVMGSCTAGGAYVPAMSDESIIVRNQGTIFLGGPPLVKAATGEVVSAEDLGGADVHSRTSGVTDHYAENDAHALGIARNIVAGLNTVKRPGLALRAPVPPRHDPAEIHGVVPADRRRPYDVREVIARIVDDSAFDEFKRLYGQTLVTGFAHIWGYPVGIVANNGILFSESAQKGAHFVELCAQRGIPLVFLQNITGFMVGRKYEAGGIAKDGAKMVTAVATAAVPKFTVIIGGSFGAGNYGMCGRAYSPRFLWMWPNARISVMGGEQAASVLAQVRRDNLEARGETWPAAEEEAFKRPIRAQYETQGHPYYASARLWDDGIIDPADTARVLGLALSASLNAPVETTRFGLFRM; encoded by the coding sequence ATGCCGGTCCTGGACACCGCCATCGACACGGCTTCGCCGGAGTTCCGCGCGAACGCCGAGGCCATGCGCGCGCTGGTCGCGGATCTGCGCCAGAGCGTCGACGCCGTCCGCCAGGGCGGCGGGGAGGCGGCGCGGCAGCGCCATCTCTCTCGCGGGAAGTTGCTGCCGCGCGATCGCATTCGCGCGCTGATCGATCCCGTCTCGCCGTTCCTCGAAATCGGGCAACTTGCCGCGCACGGCATGTATGGCGGGGAAGTGCCGGCAGCCGGCATCATCACCGGCATCGGCCGCGTGTCCGGGCGGGAGTGCATGATCGTCGCCAACGACGCGACGGTGAAGGGCGGCACCTACTACCCGATGACGGTGAAGAAGCACCTGCGCGCACAGGAGATCGCCGCGCAGAACCGGCTGCCCTGCATCTACCTGGTGGATTCCGGCGGCGCCAACCTGCCCAACCAGGACGAGGTCTTCCCTGACCGCGAGCATTTTGGCCGCATCTTCTACAACCAGGCCACCATGTCGGCCGCCGGCATCGCCCAGATCGCGGTGGTGATGGGCTCCTGCACCGCGGGCGGCGCCTACGTGCCGGCGATGTCGGACGAAAGCATCATCGTGCGCAACCAGGGCACGATCTTCCTGGGCGGCCCGCCGCTGGTGAAGGCGGCCACCGGCGAGGTGGTCAGCGCCGAGGACCTGGGCGGGGCCGACGTGCACAGCCGGACCTCGGGCGTGACCGACCATTACGCCGAGAACGATGCGCATGCGCTCGGCATCGCCCGCAACATCGTGGCGGGACTGAATACGGTGAAGCGGCCGGGCCTGGCGTTGCGCGCACCGGTGCCGCCGCGCCATGATCCGGCGGAGATCCATGGCGTGGTGCCGGCGGATCGCCGCCGCCCCTATGACGTGCGCGAGGTGATCGCCCGCATCGTCGACGACAGCGCCTTCGACGAATTCAAGCGCCTGTACGGCCAGACCCTGGTCACCGGCTTCGCGCATATCTGGGGCTATCCGGTCGGCATCGTCGCCAATAACGGCATCCTGTTCAGCGAAAGCGCGCAGAAGGGTGCGCATTTCGTCGAGCTCTGCGCCCAGCGCGGCATTCCGCTGGTGTTCCTGCAGAACATCACCGGCTTCATGGTCGGCCGCAAATACGAGGCCGGCGGCATCGCCAAGGACGGCGCCAAGATGGTGACCGCGGTCGCCACCGCCGCGGTGCCGAAATTCACCGTCATCATCGGCGGCAGCTTCGGCGCCGGCAATTACGGCATGTGCGGCCGCGCCTATTCGCCGCGCTTCCTGTGGATGTGGCCGAACGCGCGCATCAGCGTGATGGGCGGCGAGCAGGCGGCGTCGGTGCTGGCGCAGGTGCGCCGCGACAATCTCGAAGCCCGGGGGGAGACCTGGCCTGCCGCGGAAGAAGAGGCGTTCAAGCGCCCGATCCGCGCGCAGTACGAAACGCAGGGCCATCCCTATTACGCCAGTGCGCGGCTGTGGGATGACGGCATCATCGATCCGGCCGACACCGCCCGCGTGCTCGGCCTGGCCCTGTCGGCCAGTCTCAACGCCCCGGTCGAGACGACCCGCTTCGGCCTGTTCCGGATGTGA
- a CDS encoding alpha/beta fold hydrolase has protein sequence MRSLARPVVAVAALLAIVLALWHLTAATAGLSITRAAVGPIPVTVFRPAAPGPAPVAVVAHGFAGSQQMMQAFATTLARDGVLVVTFDFPGHGRNPEKLAGGLTDDAAASGALVGALGRVVAFARDLPGGDGRVALVGHSMASDIAIQYARAHPDVDATVAVSVFARDVTADSPRNLQVVVGGLEPEMLHAEGRRIVGMASAGPVREGVTYGRFADGTARRLVVAPGVEHIGVLYSRDTLRAVRDWLDAAFARQGGDFVDARGPWIGLLLLGAVLLAWPLSALLPRAAVPAAGAGLRWRHLLPLAMLPAVATPLLLWKLPTDFLPLLLGDYLAVHCALYGLLTAGGMWLLRRRDAAGEAVRIRRSSLVIAALAVPAYAVLALALPMNAFVSSFLPTPTRVPFVLAMLAGMLPWFLADEWLTRGAAAPRGAYAVTKLCFLLSLALAIALDLHRLFFLIIIVPVILLFFVIYGLFSAWTYAAVRHPLPGALANAIALAWAVGVTFPLVVH, from the coding sequence TTGCGATCCCTTGCACGTCCTGTCGTCGCCGTGGCGGCGCTGCTCGCCATCGTCCTCGCGCTCTGGCACCTGACCGCGGCGACCGCGGGGCTGTCGATCACCCGCGCCGCGGTCGGGCCGATTCCGGTGACGGTGTTCCGGCCGGCCGCCCCCGGCCCGGCCCCGGTGGCGGTGGTGGCGCATGGCTTCGCCGGATCGCAGCAGATGATGCAGGCCTTCGCGACGACACTCGCCCGCGATGGCGTCCTTGTCGTGACCTTCGACTTTCCCGGCCATGGCCGCAATCCGGAGAAGCTGGCGGGCGGACTGACCGACGATGCCGCGGCATCGGGCGCGCTGGTGGGCGCGCTCGGGCGGGTGGTCGCCTTCGCCCGCGACCTGCCCGGCGGCGATGGGCGGGTGGCCCTGGTCGGTCATTCCATGGCCTCCGACATCGCGATCCAGTACGCCCGGGCCCATCCGGACGTGGACGCCACCGTGGCCGTCTCGGTGTTCGCCCGCGACGTCACCGCCGACAGCCCGCGCAACCTGCAGGTCGTGGTGGGTGGGCTGGAACCGGAGATGCTGCACGCGGAAGGGCGGCGCATCGTCGGCATGGCCAGCGCCGGTCCCGTCAGGGAAGGCGTCACCTACGGACGGTTCGCCGATGGCACGGCGCGGCGGCTGGTGGTCGCGCCGGGGGTCGAGCATATCGGGGTGCTGTACAGCCGCGACACGTTGCGCGCGGTCCGCGACTGGCTGGATGCCGCCTTCGCCCGGCAGGGCGGCGACTTCGTCGATGCCCGCGGCCCCTGGATCGGGCTGCTGCTGCTGGGGGCCGTGCTGCTGGCCTGGCCGCTCTCGGCGCTGCTGCCGCGTGCGGCGGTGCCGGCGGCCGGGGCGGGGCTGCGCTGGCGGCACCTGCTGCCGCTGGCCATGCTGCCGGCGGTGGCGACGCCGTTGCTGCTGTGGAAGCTGCCGACCGATTTCCTGCCCTTGCTGCTGGGCGATTACCTGGCGGTGCATTGCGCCCTGTACGGGCTGCTGACCGCCGGCGGGATGTGGTTGTTGCGCCGGCGTGACGCGGCGGGGGAGGCCGTGCGGATCCGCCGTTCCAGCCTGGTCATCGCCGCGCTCGCCGTGCCGGCTTATGCGGTGCTGGCGCTGGCCTTGCCGATGAACGCCTTCGTGTCCTCCTTCCTGCCCACCCCCACGCGGGTGCCGTTCGTGCTGGCGATGCTGGCAGGGATGCTGCCCTGGTTCCTCGCCGATGAATGGCTGACCCGTGGGGCAGCCGCGCCCCGTGGGGCCTATGCCGTGACCAAGCTGTGCTTCCTGCTGTCGCTGGCGCTGGCGATCGCGCTGGATCTGCACCGGCTGTTCTTCCTGATCATCATCGTGCCGGTGATCCTGCTGTTCTTCGTGATCTACGGGCTGTTCAGCGCCTGGACCTATGCGGCGGTACGCCATCCGCTGCCGGGGGCGCTGGCCAACGCCATCGCCCTGGCCTGGGCGGTCGGCGTGACCTTCCCCCTGGTGGTCCACTGA